The DNA region ATGTAAAGGAAATTTATAATGTCACGTTAAAAGGAGTATACTATTTGAAAGATGCTCATTATAATATTATCAAAGCTCAGAGAGTAGAAAAGAATGTTCTTTTATCAAAAACAAAAGATGAAAAAATGGAACACACTATGCACTTGGATGAAACATATACAGATGGAATTATCAAAAATTTAAATTTATATATGGCTTTGAGTGCAGGTGAAGGTAACGAGGCCGAGATTGAAGCATTGATTAGTAAAGTTAATGATGTAAAAAAAATCCAGAGTGAAGTAATTGATAAAAGTATGGCAGGTAGTGAGGATGAGGCACTAGCACTTTCTCAAAACAGTGCCAAGGCATTTGATAAAATAGACACATTGATTACAGAACTATCACAGCATGAATTGGCAGAAGCCGATGATACTTTTATAAACAGTAATAGTACATATAATAAATCATTTTTGATCTTTATTGGAATTATATTTTTTGCTTTAATTGCCGGTGCTTTCATAATGAGTAGAATGGCCGCGTCGGTAATCAAGCCTTTAAAAAGATCAGTACGATTCGCCGATGAATTATCAAAAGGGAACTTGAATAGCAGAATTGATATTCGAATGGCTAATGATGAAATTGGCATGCTTGTGAATTCCCTTAATAATACAGGTGAGAAACTAAGTGAAATTGTATCTGAAATCAAGAAATCTTCAATGGGTTTGGAAGAAAGTACAGAACAATTAAATATGGCAACAGAAGAATCGAATCAGGTTATGGATGAAATAGGAGTTTCGGTAGGTGCCATTACAGATAATATTGAGCAAGTGGTTTCTTCGATAGAACATATCAGTAGTAATTTAAAAAATATAGTTATTAATGCTGATGAAGTATCAAAATTAACCCAGGAAGCTAATACAGAATCTAATACTCTTATTGAGTCAGCAAAAAAAGGTAGAAGTTCAGTCGATATATTAATACATAATACAAAAGATATCGAGAAATCGACAAATGAGGTACATGTAACAATAGACGATCTACAAGTACTTTCAGGTAAAATTGATAATATAATAACTGTGATTAAGGATATTGCCGCACAGACCAATCTTTTAGCCCTTAATGCATCAATAGAAGCAGCTAGAGCAGGTGAACATGGTAGAGGTTTTATGGTTGTGGCTGAAGAAGTGAGAAAATTGGCGGATGGCAGTGCGGTTGCAGCAGCCGACATTGAGAATACAATAATCGAAGTACAAAATAAAACAAACATAGCAGTACAGAGCATAACAATTACAGAGAAAAAAGTAATTGAAGGAAATCAGGCTGCATTAGTGGCCGATACTAATTTAACTATTATTCTTGATAGTATTGCTCAATTGGCTGAAAAGATAAGGAAGATTTCAGTACAATCAGAAGAACAGGCAAATTCCGCTGAAAATATTTCAGAACATATGGATCAGGCCGTGATTAATTCAAAGGATGTAGCACAGTCCGCACATAATATAAATGGTAAAATTGGCGAGCAAATAGCTGCAATTCAAGAGATAAGTGCTGTATCTAATCCTCTTCTGATGATGACAGAAAATCTTAATAAGATGATTCAGTACTTTCAAACAACTGAGATTGAGGCAGAAAAATAGTATATATAAAATTATTAGTAAAATATTTTATGATACAACAAGGTGGGCACTTAACAGTCGCCCACTTTACTATATATTTAAGGGATTGAGGTATGTAATGAAAAAGTATTCATTAGTAAAAACATTTATACTATACAGTCTTATTACTTTTATTTTAATTGGCGCCGTTTTATCGTTTGTCATATCGAATCATATTAAAAATGATTATCATCAAAATTTATATGATGCCGCTCAAATTGCCGTGGACAGTATAAATGAAAGTATTTTAGTAGAATCTGATTTTGATAATAATATTGATAACGCTAAGCAAATGCTTCTGGAAGAAAATATCAATAGATCATTGAGCCTGTATATGCCCCAATCATATACCATGTTTAATAATAAGAAGAAAATAGTATTAACAAACAGACAGTCCTCAGAGACAATAACTGCAAATGATCTTAGTGGTGTTGATATGATACTGGAAAGTAAGGTAACATATTATATCTCCAAAGCTTATTCTATTAATGATGTAATTAATACAAGAGTATTCAACTTATATGTTCCGATAAAATATAAAGAGAACATTGCAGGAGTACTAATGCTTCAAATCCCGGAAGTGGTTATTAAATCACATGTGGATATGCTTTTAAAAGAAATAATTTTGACTATGTCTGGTGGATTGCTGGTACTCTTTTTGTTGTTAATAAGAATCTTGTATTCAGCATCAAAGACATTAAGGAATCAAAACAATGAACTAATAAATCAAAAAGCAGAGATCGAAACAGCTTATAAACAGCTTTCAGACTCATATAGGAACACTATATCAGCATTATCAAATGCAGTCGACGCCAGAGACGCATATACCGCTGGGCATTCGGAAAGAGTAACAAAAATATCTCTTCTTATAGGTGAAAATCTTGGCTTGTCAGCGGATGAGATGAAAAAACTGGAATACGCCGCTTTATTCCACGATATAGGTAAGATAGGAATTCCTGATCATATTCTGTTAAAGAACAGTAAACTTACGGACGAAGAGTTCGCTATAATTCAAAAGCATCCTGAAATGGGGGTAAATATACTTAAATCTATAGAGTTTCTAGATGATATTCTGCCCATAATCATGCATCACCACGAAAGATATATCGGCAACGGATATCCGGATAAGCTTAGTGGAGAAAGAATTCCGCTGTGTTCTAAGATAATATCAGTGGCAGATACATATGATGCGATGACATCTAATAGACCTTATCGAAAAAAACTCCAACATGAGGTAGCAGTCGATGAAATATTGCGTAATAAACAAGTACAGTTTGATGCTAGAATCGTTGACGCTTTTTTAGCAATAGAAAAATTATTGAATGATGATAACAAACGAGGAAAGCGAATATGAATAAAAAATTCACTGCTATAGTTATTTTGTCCATGATATTATTGGGCGCTGTTTGCGGATATACATTTTATTTGATTTTTATGTCGACTAGCGAATGTTTATTAATACACTGTGTTTCAACTGGAATTATTTATGGTTTAATCAATTCGTTATTTACATTGTTTTTTATACATAGGTACAGTATTCTAAAAGTAGATAAACAAAAACTTGAACAGGAAATAAGAATAGATAAATTAACTGAATTATATAATAGATATGCTTTTGAAGAAGATATAAAGAGTCTGAATAACAGCTCAACTTACACTGTGATTTATTTGGACATAGATGATTTTAGTAAATTTAATAACACCTATGGACATGAAGCAGGCGATAACGTATTAAAAAATGTGGCAAAAACAATTAAAGGTAGCATTCGGAACATTGATAAAGCATATCGATATGGCGGTGAAGAATTGATAGTTATTTTAGATGAGTGTTCAAAAGAATTAGCTTTGAAAATTGGTAATAGAATTGTAGAGAATATCAGGGATTGTGATAATACACCTTATTCAGGAATTACAGTTTCTGCTGGATTAGCTTCTGCTCCTGATGATGCTGAGTCTATTGTTAATCTATTAAGAGCAAGTGATATAGCTTTATATAGAGCGAAAGAATTTGGAAAGGATAGATTAGTTTGTTATCAGAAAAAAAAGGAGCAAAATTTCACTGATAAATTGTGAGTAGTTTAGTATTTGGTTAGAGTATTATTATATATTTTTTTTTGAATAGTATCCATAGCCTTCAAATTGATGAAAATTATATCAGTTTGAAGGCAATTTCTTTTATACGCAGGGATTCAGCATTCCCAAAGCTGTAAAGGATTTTCTATCCCAAACTAACATAAAATCTGCCATACGTCTATATATCCATAAATTCCAAAGTACTTTTATCTTTCTGTCGAGAAGGAATATATGAAGCTTACATTATCAGATTGATTTTCCAATTCTAAACATCTTTCATAGAATATCACAACAATTAAATTTATTTACCATAAAACAAATTTGATTGATATATTCCGCGGAATTGAATCAGAACTGAATTAGTGAATTACCTAACTGCTTTTTTATTATTTTTTCACTTTTTAATCTCAGATTTCTTTCTCTGGTATTCCTCATCCGATATTTCGCCTTTTGCATAAATCTCATTCAATATATCAAGAGCTGTTTTAGACGCAGCCTGACTATCGTCTGGCCGAGCTGATTGTCGAAGATATCGGATCAAGGCAATAATACCTAGAACCACCAGAATACACATTCCTATCATCATAAGCCATCCCCAGCCGTAACCCATCATTCCATATCCATAACTGCCGTAACCCATCATATTCATCGCCTCCCTTTGTGATACTTTATACTTATTAAATCAACAATTACCTGTTCAACACCGTTTGAATCCAACCGAACTGCCAAGGTAGCTTTTTTATTCCATAACATATTTATCTGTATCGACTGTTTTATCATTGGATTCGATTTTTCTCATTTTTTATCAATAAGTATGCTTTCATCGTAACCGCTCTATTATCTACCGGATATTAACTCTTAATAATAGCTTTACTGTATTGAGTTATATGACTCTTTAAAAGCTTCTCCAATACTACTTATGATTAGGTTGTTCCTCCTTTATGCATACCGAAAATATTTTACTATAAAGTTCTCTTTATAGCTTTTGTATTTCGCAAGTATGGGAAGTTATACAAGTCTAGTAAGTAATATAATTATCTAAAAAGCATATAATATAGTAATAAAATTTATTCAGGGTATGATATGAATAATAATGAAAAATATAAAATTACAAGCAATGAATATGCTGACTTAATAATAGCGTATAACGGAAATATGGATATTTTGGAAAGTAACCCAAATTATTCATACAACTTAATAAACGATAAATTGGCCATATTGCATATTCCGGTAAATGAAATAACAGAAAATGGTATTTATCGATTTAGCTATTCTTCAATGCCTAAATGCTATGGGATCATGACTTATATTCAAGCTGAAAATGTACCAGGTTTTACTCTACATCAATTACCAAGCGAAACTCTTACAGGGAAAGGCGTAATTATTGGGATTGTAGATACAGGGATAGTTTATACCATGCCTGTCTTCCAGTATCCGGATAAAACTTCTAAAATTATTTCAATATGGGACCAGACAATTGAAAGCAACCATAATCCGAATGGTTTCTATTATGGTACCGAATATAATCGTGATCAGATTAATGCTGCGATAAATTCTGATAACCCTCATAATATTGTCCCAAGTACCGATGACATTGGGGAAGGTACCGCCATGGCCGGAATTGCTGCCGCATTTTATGATCAAAAAAAACAATTTGCCGGAGAAGCTATAAATTCCGAATTGGTTATCGTAAAATTAAAGCCCGCCAAGCCATATTTAAAAGATTTTTTTGGTATACCGGAAGATGCAATTTGTTATCAGGAAAATGATTTCATGATGGGCATTAAATATTTATTGGCAATCGCAAACCGAGAAAACCGACCAATTGTAATATGTACAGGTATCGGATCTTCGCAAGGCTCTCATACGGGAAATGATATCATAAGCAATTAAAGGTGTGTACAAACTTTTCTTGTGCTAAAAAAGATTATGGCGAGAGGATGGCAACTCTAATTCATCAACGCATAGATGAAATTAAAGCTGCAACTTCCGTTGATATGCTTATTCAGTTTTCGATTGGAAGATGCCACCAATTACAAGGAAATAGAAAAGGTGAATATGCAATGGATTTAGTACATCCTTATAGATTGGTTTTTGAGAACAATGACAAAGCAATCCAATTTGTAAAAATTATTAATATAGAGGATTACCACTAAATGAATGTGGCTAGGAGGAATGAGTTATGAGGTATAGTAATTACACTATTGCTATTCCACCAGGTGCGACAATACGAGAGCAGATTGAAAATAGAGGGATGAAACAAAAAGAGTTTGCTCTAAGAATGGGTTTATCAGAAAAGCATATAAGTAGATTAATTAATGGGCAAGTAGAGTTGACTCAAGATGTTTCATTAAGATTGGAATCTGTTTTAGGTGTTCCAGCAAGCTTTTGGAACAACATGGAGGTTATTTATCGTGAGAAGTTGGCTCGTATCGAATCAGAAGAGGACATGAATCGGGATATAGAGATTATAAAAGCTTTTCCTTACTCAAAAATTGCAGCACTTGGATGGGTTGACAAAACAAGAAAACCAGAAGAAAAAGTAAATCAGCTAAGACAGTTCTTTGAAGTAGCGAAATTATATTTATTAGAAAATTTGAGAATTCCTGGCATAGCCTACAGAAAAACTGGGGAAAATAGCTTTAGTGACTATAGTCTTGCTGTTTGGGCTCAAAAAGCTAGATTAGAAGCAAGAAAATATAATGTAGAGCCAATCAACATTAGTAAGTTGGAAAAAGTAATGCCAAATATTCGAGAAATGACAACAAAATCACCTGAAATATTTTGTAAAGAGCTTATAGAACTATTAGGAGGCTGTGGCATTGCTTTGATTTTTCTTCCTCATATAGGAGGTTCTTTCTTACATGGGACAACTTTTTATGATGGTAATAAAATTGTAATGGGATTAACTGTAAGAGGAAAGTATGCAGATAAATTTTGGTTTAGTCTTTTTCATGAACTTCATCACATTATATCTGGACACATTATCAATGCTGAAGAGACAACACTAGAAGAAGAAAACGAAGCGGATGGCTTTGCAAAAGATACATTGATTTCTCCCGATGATTATAATGATTTTATAGAAAATAAATGCTACTCTAAAGATTGCATTATATCATTTGCTAATAAAATAGGTATATCTCCAGGTATTGTTCTAGGACGCTTACAAAAAGAGAATCATATTCCATATGATCACTATAACGAAATCAAACAAAAGTATGAAATTAATAATTGATATAGGGGTTTAATATAATTTTTAGTAGTTTTTTATTTTCAATATATCTATTTTATTTTTAACAAGATGAATAGGGATACAAAGCTCAGAAGCTATATATGAATAAGTATGGCCTGCTAAAATCAATTCTAAAAATCTAGTTTCATCAATCAAAAGTTCAGCAGCAAAAAGATTAGCTTCACGTTCTGGTTTTGAAGACATGTCAAATAAGCCAAATTCTCTTATTGCAAAGTTTTTGGCAAAATGAAGATGAAGCCTATCATGGCCAAGTTCATGGGCGCAAATCACTGGCTTTAAATCTTCTGAAATATTTTTATTTATAACTATATATTTCATTCTAGACTGATAGTAATAATATCCTTTTAAATTGCCAAGGTCATGGTATATGATATCTATATTAAGGCCCTTGGCAATTTCAAAAGGATCTCTAGTTTTATATTTTCTTGTAAGTTTATCTACTTCTTCAAGTATTCTACTTATCATAATATAAACCCTTTCTATTTATTAGTTTCATCAATTTTCTTCTTCCCATATTTTTTCCTAGATTTAGATTTTGCATCAAAATAAAGTTCAGTTATTGATTGAAAGAAAGCATCTTTATCTTCATCAGAAAGACTTCCGCCAGAAAATATAGCTGCCGTTTTTTCTAGTAAATTTTCAGCCTCTTTTTTCCCCTTATAACCAAAATTTTCTTTAGCAGAAGATATAAACTCATCTTTATATTCAATATCAATATTGTTCTCATATTCATCTATATCAGTATCGTCTAATAGATAGTCTATAGACACATCAAAAATATCTGCAAATCCATTAATAATCTTTTGACCTTTTGGAAATCTAGTTCCATTTTCATAATTACAGATAGTTTTCTGAGTAACTCCTATCCTCTCAGCAAGTTCAGCTTGTGAAAGATTATTTTTCTTTCTCAATTCTTTTATTTTTTCTCCAAAGCTCATTTTTAGATTCCTCCATTTATTTATATTTTAACACATCTTAGAACGTATGTTCTGATTTTCATTGACTTAATTATTAGAACACTATATACTTTAAATAGAACGAAAGTACTTAAATATATTCTAATATTAGAACAGGGATTATGTCAATGCTATAAGCAGAAAGGAAGTGCATAATTATGGACTTATTTTTAAATGAAATTAATAGTAGTAAACAAAAGCAGTTACAGATAGGTAAAAGTAATCAAGTTGTGGCTAAGCATTATCACAATACTAAGCTTTTGCTAAAGTTATATAACAAAGTTCTTTGGAGGATTAATAATAATTTTAAAGTTATAGAGGATGAGTGTATTTATTCTACAGGAAAAAAAGTTGATGAATTAGTAAATCATTTATTAGATAAAGAAATGTTTGTATCTGAAGCAAGACTAGAAAGTAGACTTCAATCAATAAAAGATAGTAGAGAGATTATAAAATTAATAGATAAAGCTCTGATTATGCTAAAATCATATCCCGATAATGAAGAAAGATATTACTGGATAATATTCAAATCATATATATCTACTGAAAAATATACTGAGAATGATATTATTGATTTTCTATGCTGCTCAAGAGCAACTTATTTTAGAGAAAAGAAAAAAGCTATAGCTACGCTTAGCACTATCCTATGGGGATATCTAATTCCAGGACTATCAAATGAAATTAATAATATAGATTTGATACATTCATGATACTAAGTAGATACTCTCTTGGTACTGACATAACACTTTCATACTGATAACATTGATACAATAGGATTAATATGCATTAAATGAATCCCTGAAACTAACGAAGTTTCAGGGATTTTTTTATGCCTAAAATCCGATTAATAGCCATATTTTAAAGGTGGAGTCGCACATTTTGTGTGGCTCCTTTTTTCGTTTAGAAAGGAGAGTTACAAATGCCAAAAGAAAACAAAAACTTAGAAATGGTTTATCAATTTTTAAAAGAGGAGGAGGAAAAAGACAAGAACCAAGATAGGAGATATTACAGACATAATATTTCACTAGAATATTTGGATGAAAAAAGTGTTCCTTTAAAAGGAGACAATTATAAAGGTGATTCAGATGTAGAAAAAGAGGCGGAAGCATTATTAGCATTTATAGATGCTATTAGTAATGAACATCTAATAAAAGCCTTAAAAAAGCTAACTAAATCAGATTTGGAAATAATAGAACTCAAATATAGGTTTGGACTATCTATTAACGAAATTGCAATAAAACTCAGTCTTAATAATGAATCGGCTAAAAAAAGACATCAAAGAGCAATTGCAAAATTAAGAAAAGATTTGAAATAAAAAAACATTTTTTAAATTTTTGTCCCTTTTTATTCTTTCTCAAGGCTATATAGTGAGGGCATTTTTGTAAGCCCTCCTATGTTCCTTGAAAAATAAATATAAAGTGCTTTAAGTACATTACTGTGCAAAGGGATAAACCCTAAAGCAACATGAAGGATGCGCCAAGAAACTCATATAAAATTAAATTCTATTTTTGAGTTGAGCGAATAATTTCTGTTCAAAAAGAATTTGATAAATTCTATTGCGATAACCTGTACAGGAAAATAATGATACTTCTGCTTAGTCCTAACTCATCGTATGGAGAGCAGCTCGCATAATGTGGGAGAGGCGAAGAGCCTATGATACTTACTAATCATAAGTAGCTTAAAGTAATTGAATTAGCTAAAATAAATTTTCATACTATATATAAAGACCATATTAGAGCATCTTGCTTTTCTATGGTCTTTAATTTGATAAGGAGTAATCGATGTGTTTGAAAACTATCCAGATGTTGTTAATGTTAGCGAGTTGAGTGAAATGCTCGGAATATGCGAAAAGACAGCATATATACTACTGAAAAATAATAAAATTAAGTACATTAGAATTGGAAGAGTATATAAAATACCAAAAGTATATGTAATAGAATTTTTATATAAAAAGAATTAATTAACCAAAAAACCAAGCAGTAATAGTAAATTTACTAAAGCTATTAATATTGACTTCAAATAATGTATACCCTAATATTAAAGTATCACAATTAGGTGTACATGCTAAATAAAATAGGAGGATAAAATGGTAGCAGGTCATCTACAAGAAAAGAAAGGTCGTTATTATGTAGTTCTAAGTTATAAAGATAGGCAAAATAAAAGAATAACTAAATGGATATCTACAAAACTTCCAGTAAAGAATAATAAGAAAAAAGCAGAACAAATTTTAAATGAGTATAAGACTAAGTATCAGATGATGATAGAAGGAAACATTAATGAGCAGAATGAACAAGTCGAAAATAGTAGGCTTGAAAATTTATTATTTACAGATTTTATCCAGGATTGGTTGGAACTTGTAAAACCTAATTTAGAAAAAACTAGCTATACATCTTATCATAATATTATTCATAAGAGAATAATACCTTACTTTGAAAAAAATCCAATAAGAGTTTCAGATATTAGAGCCTATCATATTCAAAAATTCTATCAGTATGCCCAGATGAAATACAATCTATCTAACACAACACTAATAAGATACCATGCTAATATTAGGAAAGCTTTACAGTATGCTCTAAAATTGAAACTAGTAACTACAAATGAAGCAGATTTAGTTGAGAAACCTAAAAAACAGCAGGTAGTATATAACTATTATAATGACAGAGAGATAGTTAATTTATTAGAAAAAGTAAAAGGTTTAAAAATAGAATTTGCTGTAATAATGGCAGTATATTACGGATTAAGAAGAAGTGAAATACTTGGACTTAAATGGGAAGCTATAGATTTTGAAGATAAAACAATTACTATAAAACACACAATAACAGAGATTAAAGAAAATGGAAAAGTTAAAGAAGTTGAAAAAAACAGAACTAAGAATAAAGGGAGTTACAGAATATTACCTTTATTACCAGAAATTGAAGAGTATTTACTAAAAATGCATAAATCCCAAGAAGAGAACAAAAAAATAGCAAAGTCATCCTGGTCCGATGAATTTGCTCAATATATTTATCTTGACGAACTTGGGGTTCGTACTAAACCCAATTATATTACTCAACATTTCAATATGTTCTTAAAAAAGAACAAAATGAAGATGATCAGATTTCATGATTTAAGACATAGCTGTGCAAGTTTGCTTATTGCTAATGGAATAAGCTTAAAAGAAATCCAATTATGGCTAGGTCATAGTGACTATTCTACTACTGCAAATATATATGTCCATTTGGATTCTGCTTCAAAAAATAACACCGCCTCTGCTATCTCGAATGCAATTTCTAAAGCTAACTTTTAATAGCTCAAAAATATTTGGAGAGAACTTTGAAGAGAACTTTTTGAAGAAAGTGGTGCGGGTGAAGGGATTTGAACCCCCACATAGTCACCTATGGCGGATTTTGAGTCCGCTGCGTCTGCCGTTCCGCCACACCCGCATATAACACTTAATTATATTAGCATATGTTTATATAAAAATCAATAATGACTTGATTGGATATTTGACATTCTTTCTGATATAATTTCTTTAGGAAAATTACTTGAAAAAAACTTATTGTCAATATGACAAGATTTCCAAGAATTGTTAGCAATCATTGATTGCAATAATGGATGGAGCTCTTGTATCAATGGAGGATATAATGGACAAATTATTAATTTTGATAGATGGAAACAGTTTAATGAATAGAGCTTACTATGCTCTGCCTGAACTGATGAATAAAAAAGGACAGCATACCAATGCTATTTATGGATTTGCAAATATATTATTCAAAATAATGGATACCTATAAACCAAGCCATATATCAGTGGCATTTGACTTAAAAGCACCGACCTTTAGGCATAAGCAGTACGATGCGTATAAAGGTAACAGAAAAAAGATGCCGGATGAACTAAGAAAGCAGGTAGAGCCTCTTAAGAAAATGATAGATGCTTTCGGGATAAATAGAATTGAACTTGAAGGCTATGAAGCAGACGACTTAATAGGTACAGTTGCTAAAAATTTTGAGCAAGATGGTTTTGAAGTTTATATAATTACTGGTGATAAGGATGCTCTTCAATTAGTAAGTGATAAAATAAAGGTTTTATTTACTAAAAAAGGAATTTCAGAGCTAGATGAATATGATCCAGATAAAATGACTGAAAAATATGAGCTTACGCCTCAGCAATTTATCGATTTAAAGGGATTAATGGGAGATCAGTCAGATAATATTCCTGGAGTAGCAGGAATAGGCGAAAAAACAGGAATTAAGCTTTTGAAAGAGTATGGAAGTATAGAAAATATTTATATGAATATAGATGAGATTTCTAAAAGCGTAAAAGCAAAGCTTGAGGCTGGATATGATATGGCTTTTCTAAGTAAAAGCCTTGCAACTATTATGGTAGATATCCCTTTAGAGCTTAAAGTTGATGAGTTTGAAAAGAAGGATATAGACAAAAATACTTTAATCAGTTTGTTTTCAGAATTTGAATTTAATAGCTTGATAGGTAAGGTTGGAAATGATGAATCTGGTTTGATTGATAAAGTGCAAAAGGAGTATTTAATTTCAAATGATATTGAGTTATTAATAGATAAAGCAACTAGTTTGAAATCTTTAAATTTATTTTCTATTGCAAAATCTGGATTAGTCAGTGATAAAAGATTGATAAATTTATTTGTGAAGATAGATGAAGATTTTTTTAATATTGAAGAAAAAGATGTATTAAAGCTTAAGGATGTATTTGAGAATCCAGAAATAAAGAAGTATGGATATAATCTAAAAAATGACTGTTTAATTTTAAAGCCATATGAAATAAATTTGACAGGGCTTTATTTTGATATAGCCATAGCTGAATATCTAATTGATTCAACTAGCTCAAACTACGAAATCAAAGATATAGCGCTTAAATACAATCTTGGGGATGTGCTATCTTTAGAAGAGCTTTTGGGCAAAGGTAAAAGTAAAAAAGACTTTAAAGATTTATCAGATGCTCAGATATCAGGCTACGCATGTTCAGTTTTAGATATTGTTGATAATGGAAAAGAAGCTTTAATCACTACAATTGAAAATTATACGATGCACAATTTATTTTATGAAGTTGAAATGCCACTAGTTGAGATTTTAGCGGATATGGAATATATAGGCATAAGCGCAGATAAAGAAGTACTTAATGAACTAAAACAAAAATTCGATATTGAAATTAAAACTTTAGAAGTAAGCATTTATGAATATGCTGGAGAAAACTTCAATATTAACTCTCCAAAACAGCTTGGACATATTTTATTTGATAAGCTTGGGCTTCCAGCAATCAAAAAAACTAAAACGGGGTATTCTACAAATGCTGAAGTTTTAGAAGCTTTATCAGATAAACATCCTATAATAGATAAAATTACCTTATATAGACAATATACAAAGCTTCAGTCCACATACGTAGATGGGCTTTTAAATATAATTAATCCCAAAACGGGTAGAATTCACTCATCGTTTAATCAAACTATTACAACTACTGGGCGAATATCTTCAACTGAGCCTAATATGCAAAATATACCAGTGCGCCTAGAAATCGGGCGCGAACTAAGAAAAGTATTTGTAGCTCCAGAGGACATGTATTTAGTGGATGCTGACTATT from Acetoanaerobium noterae includes:
- a CDS encoding helix-turn-helix domain-containing protein, translated to MSFGEKIKELRKKNNLSQAELAERIGVTQKTICNYENGTRFPKGQKIINGFADIFDVSIDYLLDDTDIDEYENNIDIEYKDEFISSAKENFGYKGKKEAENLLEKTAAIFSGGSLSDEDKDAFFQSITELYFDAKSKSRKKYGKKKIDETNK
- a CDS encoding RNA polymerase sigma factor is translated as MPKENKNLEMVYQFLKEEEEKDKNQDRRYYRHNISLEYLDEKSVPLKGDNYKGDSDVEKEAEALLAFIDAISNEHLIKALKKLTKSDLEIIELKYRFGLSINEIAIKLSLNNESAKKRHQRAIAKLRKDLK
- a CDS encoding helix-turn-helix domain-containing protein, with amino-acid sequence MFENYPDVVNVSELSEMLGICEKTAYILLKNNKIKYIRIGRVYKIPKVYVIEFLYKKN
- a CDS encoding tyrosine-type recombinase/integrase, encoding MVAGHLQEKKGRYYVVLSYKDRQNKRITKWISTKLPVKNNKKKAEQILNEYKTKYQMMIEGNINEQNEQVENSRLENLLFTDFIQDWLELVKPNLEKTSYTSYHNIIHKRIIPYFEKNPIRVSDIRAYHIQKFYQYAQMKYNLSNTTLIRYHANIRKALQYALKLKLVTTNEADLVEKPKKQQVVYNYYNDREIVNLLEKVKGLKIEFAVIMAVYYGLRRSEILGLKWEAIDFEDKTITIKHTITEIKENGKVKEVEKNRTKNKGSYRILPLLPEIEEYLLKMHKSQEENKKIAKSSWSDEFAQYIYLDELGVRTKPNYITQHFNMFLKKNKMKMIRFHDLRHSCASLLIANGISLKEIQLWLGHSDYSTTANIYVHLDSASKNNTASAISNAISKANF
- the polA gene encoding DNA polymerase I; this translates as MDKLLILIDGNSLMNRAYYALPELMNKKGQHTNAIYGFANILFKIMDTYKPSHISVAFDLKAPTFRHKQYDAYKGNRKKMPDELRKQVEPLKKMIDAFGINRIELEGYEADDLIGTVAKNFEQDGFEVYIITGDKDALQLVSDKIKVLFTKKGISELDEYDPDKMTEKYELTPQQFIDLKGLMGDQSDNIPGVAGIGEKTGIKLLKEYGSIENIYMNIDEISKSVKAKLEAGYDMAFLSKSLATIMVDIPLELKVDEFEKKDIDKNTLISLFSEFEFNSLIGKVGNDESGLIDKVQKEYLISNDIELLIDKATSLKSLNLFSIAKSGLVSDKRLINLFVKIDEDFFNIEEKDVLKLKDVFENPEIKKYGYNLKNDCLILKPYEINLTGLYFDIAIAEYLIDSTSSNYEIKDIALKYNLGDVLSLEELLGKGKSKKDFKDLSDAQISGYACSVLDIVDNGKEALITTIENYTMHNLFYEVEMPLVEILADMEYIGISADKEVLNELKQKFDIEIKTLEVSIYEYAGENFNINSPKQLGHILFDKLGLPAIKKTKTGYSTNAEVLEALSDKHPIIDKITLYRQYTKLQSTYVDGLLNIINPKTGRIHSSFNQTITTTGRISSTEPNMQNIPVRLEIGRELRKVFVAPEDMYLVDADYSQIELRILAHIANDEGLIDAFSKGDDIHTITASEVFNVPLDEVTKELRSAAKAVNFGIVYGISDFGLSNNLGISKQVAKEYIDNYFARYPYVKKYMEDIVEKAKNDGYVETYIGRRRYIPELGSNNFIMKNLGKRLAMNTPIQGSAADVIKIAMVKVYARLKSEGLKSKLILQVHDELIIESPDSEKSYVADLLKEEMESAVDLNVKLTVDAKWGKSWYETK